One Pecten maximus chromosome 7, xPecMax1.1, whole genome shotgun sequence genomic window carries:
- the LOC117330475 gene encoding hepatocyte growth factor receptor-like: protein MKVSLFSCGIHTDCDSCVKSLDPLGCGWCGDHCASQNDCTKYPWFSKSCPPEIYQISPWNGTTDGQTLVTIQGRYFNSEGGKLHVLVGESECLEPSHNTSSITCKTTEANITDNVSVVVRISNNTYSAQSVTNDVMFNYLKPSFDDFYPTHGPRSGFTSLTIIGENLNIGSSLSIDVSDSQSVCKLESKGNDYIVCQLTRWTSTNSGTGTNQSMPASCLGHGPVVVFIDGTVLSSDAGFCYMNDPVITNISPVSTTIRGGRTLSVTGHHFDAISMSRLRVVVRHNQLQSEIDSNECIVVHPGLLECTYPSLTEILDSAPFGVTGSLTLELDGGIPLENADRRIMVYNDPVLFRVSQNVSLNSEERKMVLHGLYLNLAFQADDYNVTVQGIGCPVTTLTKDSLECDMSPVLKYTYRNQVYQVKVQVGSFLLELGDLNITRYTKLAYVSKGLYQNWLWAGIALISAFIFIILCLIVKSKRSKCRRKRRDYITNHDIEGTMTFQNLMRIETDEPSSVPNNYIHIGQEDGAIGGEPANLMVDLGTIDMLQKQHLLVSRDNLLLGESLGHGQFGCVYKGYLSKPGAKGEELVAVKTILNTSSKDVDIGEFMNEALIMKDFNHPNVLSLIGVCIDKGEFPLVILPFMENGDLLAYIRDEQNMPLVKDLVFFGLDIAKGMEYLASIKFVHRDLAARNCMLDDKFIARVADFGLSRDIYSNHYYSSDNKKKLPVKWMAPESLEKGKYSSKSDVWSFGVVLWELITRGNSPYAVVDNWDMYKYLKEGRRLPKPPYCPPRLFQMMQCCWEFTPSRRPTFRDLIKEIKRLLKESEKEENSICDVTVDLESATTTS from the exons ATGAAGGTTTCTTTGTTTTCCTGTGGGATACATACGGATTGCGACTCCTGCGTGAAGTCTTTGGACCCGCTGGGCTGTGGATGGTGTGGAGATCACTGTGCCTCACAAAATGACTGCACCAAGTACCCGTGGTTCAGCAAATCATGTCCACCTGAAATCTATCAA aTTTCTCCATGGAATGGGACTACTGATGGTCAAACGCTGGTGACAATACAAGGACGTTACTTTAATTCTGAAGGAGGAAAGTTGCATGTACTTGTTGGTGAAAGTGAATGCCTGGAACCTTCCCACAATACGTCGAG TATCACGTGCAAGACCACGGAGGCTAACATAACTGATAATGTGTCGGTTGTTGTTCGGATATCAAACAACACATACTCTGCGCAGTCCGTCACGAACGACGTCATGTTTAATTATCTG AAACCTTCATTTGATGACTTTTATCCAACACATGGACCACGATCTGGATTTACGTCCCTAACAATCATTGGCGAGAATCTGAACATAGGATCGTCTTTATCAATTGATGTGTCTGACTCGCAATCTGTTTGTAAATTGGAAAG TAAGGGGAATGACTACATCGTATGCCAATTGACCCGATGGACATCTACAAATTCCGGCACCGGGACCAACCAATCCATGCCAGCCTCTTGTCTTGGCCACGGTCCAGTGGTGGTGTTTATTGACGGAACTGTTTTGTCGTCCGATGCAGGGTTCTGTTACATGAATGATCCGGTGATCACCAACATATCACCGGTGTCTACCACTATAAg GGGTGGAAGAACCTTGTCCGTCACCGGTCACCATTTTGATGCCATATCTATGTCGCGTTTAAGGGTTGTCGTAAGGCACAACCAATTACAGAGCGAG aTAGACTCAAACGAATGTATAGTGGTTCACCCTGGGTTATTAGAATGTACTTATCCAAGTCTTACGGAGATTCTGGACAGTGCCCCCTTTGGTGTTACCGGAAGCCTGACACTCGAACTGGATGGAGGGATTCCCCTTGAAAACGCTGACAGACGAATCATGGTCTACAACGATCCGGTTCTCTTCCGCGTCTCACAAAATGTATCTTTGAACAGTGAAGAAAGAaaaatggttttacat GGTCTCTATCTGAACCTCGCATTTCAAGCCGATGATTACAATGTGACTGTCCAAGGCATAGGTTGTCCGGTTACAACGTTAACGAAGGACAGTCTGGAATGCGACATGTCGCCTGTCCTTAAATATACTTACCGGAATCAAGTTTACCAAGTAAAG GTACAGGTTGGCTCGTTTCTGCTGGAACTTGGAGATCTGAACATCACACGGTACACGAAACTAGCCTATGTCAGTAAAGGGCTTTATCAGAACTGGCTGTGGGCAGGAATTGCTTTGATATCCGCCTTTATCTTTATCATTCTCTGTTTAATTGTAAAAAGTAAAAGAAGTAAATGCCGAAGAAAGAGGAGGGACTATATCACCAATCATGATATAGAAGGGACAATGACCTTTCAAAACCTGATGCGGATAGAGACGGATGAACCAAGCTCAGTTCCAAACA ACTACATCCATATTGGCCAGGAGGACGGAGCCATTGGAGGGGAACCAGCTAACCTTATGGTGGATTTAGGCACAATAGATATGCTACAGAAACAACACCTTCTTGTCAGTAGAGACAATCTACTTCTGGGAGAGAGTTTGGGTCATG GCCAGTTTGGATGTGTCTACAAAGGTTATCTATCTAAGCCTGGAGCTAAGGGAGAGGAACTCGTTGCTGTAAAGACAATATTAA ATACCTCTTCAAAAGACGTGGATATCGGAGAATTCATGAACGAGGCGTTGATTATGAAGGACTTTAATCACCCAAATGTGTTGTCGTTGATTGGCGTTTGCATAGACAAGGGGGAGTTCCCACTAGTGATACTGCCTTTTATGGAGAACGGAGACTTACTGGCCTATATCAGAGATGAGCAAAAT ATGCCTCTTGTAAAAGACCTGGTGTTTTTTGGACTAGACATTGCCAAAGGAATGGAGTACCTGGCATCTATCAAATTTGTTCACCGGGACTTGGCCGCAAGGAACTGTAT GTTGGATGATAAATTCATTGCGAGGGTTGCTGACTTTGGGTTGTCCAGAGATATCTACTCAAATCACTACTACAGTAGTGACAACAAGAAAAAACTGCCCGTCAAATGGATGGCTCCTGAAAGTCTCGAGAAGGGCAAATACTCTTCCAAGTCAGACGTG TGGTCGTTCGGCGTGGTTCTGTGGGAGCTGATCACACGAGGAAATAGTCCCTACGCGGTAGTAGATAACTGGGACATGTACAAGTACCTTAAAGAGGGACGCCGTCTGCCTAAACCTCCCTACTGCCCTCCCAGACT ATTCCAGATGATGCAGTGTTGTTGGGAGTTCACACCGTCTCGGCGTCCGACATTCCGTGACCTCATCAAGGAAATCAAACGGCTGCTGAAAGAAAGTGAGAAAGAGGAAAACAGCATATGTGACGTTACTGTTGACCTCGAAAGTGCTACCACCACTTCATGA
- the LOC117330478 gene encoding interferon-related developmental regulator 1-like, which produces MPKGKKKGGKGRVSQPPSDEEYDTADNVSTVSVQSEEHNSIPEEDGVDEASAQENFEDKLKECIEGILQKSAQGRKSCLEGLTKALSKKCISEFLLDRKMTVSDCLVRCIKKGRGDEQALAARCLSLMCIQLGLDIEDEIKALKPQLMATMTDNSAAVKGRSECALTLGLCHFLACSDIDDVMKTMDALEGIFKLSYRKGDKSIPNINPEVCRLHAAALSSWSLLLSIAPSFLVNKLVESHIGKLPDLLLSKDVELRITAGETIALMYELAREEDDEYEGDDIDTLIDTLKTLATDSQKYRAKKERRQQRSSFRDILRTVEVGDSPENCVKFGKENFVIDSWVKQNQYDALCLALTSGIYQHLQDNVLVREVFGLGDPLLPSAPGSSSKPTKWERTHYNAAVFKARTKVRSKHRDKRTVMISGD; this is translated from the exons GAGGGAAGGGAAGAGTGTCCCAGCCACCAAGTGATGAGGAATATGATACTGCTGATAATGTCAGTACAGTCAGTGTCCAGTCAGAGGAACACAACAGTATTCCAGAAGAAG ATGGTGTGGATGAAGCAAGTGCTCAAGAAAACTTTGAAGATAAGCTGAAGGAATGTATAGAAGGAATTCTACAGAAAAG TGCACAAGGGAGAAAATCCTGTCTGGAGGGGTTGACAAAAGCATTAAGTAAAAAATGCATTTCAGAATTCCTTCTTGACAG GAAGATGACAGTGAGTGACTGCCTGGTGAGATGTATAAAGAAGGGAAGAGGTGATGAGCAGGCTCTCGCTGCACGATGTCTGAGCTTGATGTGTATCCAGCTGGGTCTTGACATCGAGGATGAGATTAAGGCACTGAAGCCTCAGCTGATGGCCACCATGACTGATAACAGTGCTGCGGTAAAGGGGAGATCTGAG TGTGCACTGACTCTGGGACTTTGTCATTTTCTTGCCTGCAGTGACATAGAT GATGTTATGAAGACAATGGATGCGTTAGAGGGAATTTTCAAACTGTCGTACAGGAAGGGAGATAAGAGCATCCCCAACATTAATCCTGAGGTGTGTCGTCTACATGCTGCAGCTCTTAGTTCCTGGAGTCTGCTATTGTCCATTGCTCCATCGTTTCTAGTCAACAAACTTGTTGAAAG TCATATAGGAAAGCTGCCTGACCTACTACTGAGTAAAGATGTAGAACTTAGGATAACTGCAGGAGAAACCATTGCTCTTATGTATGAGCTGGCAAGAGAAGAAGACGAT GAATATGAAGGTGATGATATTGACACTTTGATTGACACACTGAAGACTCTCGCCACTGACTCGCAGAAATATAGGGCCAAGAAAGAGAGACGTCAACAGCGCTCTAGCTTTAGAGATATTCTCCGAACTGTGGAG GTTGGAGACTCGCCAGAAAATTGTGTGAAATTTGGGAAGGAAAACTTTGTGATTGACTCCTgggtaaaacaaaaccaatatgATGCTCTGTGCTTGGCACTTACTTCGGGAATCTACCAACACCTACAG GATAATGTCCTAGTACGAGAAGTGTTTGGCCTAGGTGACCCTCTCCTCCCCTCTGCTCCTGGTTCTTCATCTAAACCAACCAAGTGGGAAAGG ACCCATTACAATGCTGCTGTTTTTAAGGCCAGGACTAAAGTGCGGTCCAAACACAGAGACAAGCGAACTGTGATGATAAGTGGAGATTAA